Proteins from one Geobacter sp. genomic window:
- a CDS encoding transposase, with product MARISRIVVPGYPHHVTQRGVRSMDVFHSDEDRRAYLAFLSEEAARFNVEILSWCLMTNHVHFIAVPNSETSLARGFGEAHRRYTRMKNFSQGVRGYLFQGRFSSCVLDQRHLLAAARYVALNPVVAGMVETPWEYPWSSTRYHCGLSDHDPLVKDRTLLGLVTDWREFLSCKASTEPDRLQQSIRTGRPAGDEQFIAAIENLTGRELKIKPAGRPSKSA from the coding sequence ATGGCTCGCATTTCTCGAATTGTCGTCCCCGGCTATCCACATCATGTCACCCAACGTGGGGTCCGCTCCATGGATGTCTTTCACTCCGATGAGGATCGTCGCGCCTATCTTGCCTTTTTGTCTGAGGAGGCCGCGCGGTTCAATGTCGAAATCCTGTCCTGGTGCCTCATGACGAACCATGTCCATTTCATTGCAGTGCCCAACAGTGAGACATCACTTGCCCGCGGCTTCGGAGAAGCCCATCGTCGCTACACTCGCATGAAAAACTTCTCTCAGGGGGTTCGTGGCTACCTTTTCCAGGGAAGATTCAGTTCGTGCGTGCTCGATCAGCGGCACCTGCTAGCGGCTGCCCGCTATGTGGCATTAAACCCGGTTGTTGCCGGCATGGTCGAAACACCCTGGGAATATCCTTGGTCAAGCACTCGCTACCACTGCGGATTGTCGGACCATGACCCACTGGTGAAGGACCGGACACTGTTGGGACTGGTTACGGATTGGAGAGAGTTTTTAAGCTGCAAAGCGAGCACGGAACCGGACCGGCTTCAGCAATCCATTCGTACCGGCCGTCCGGCAGGTGATGAACAATTTATTGCCGCGATTGAGAACCTGACGGGACGTGAGTTGAAGATAAAGCCCGCGGGAAGGCCCTCTAAATCAGCATAA
- a CDS encoding CopG family transcriptional regulator yields MSTKIKYTDEPLGEIKITPDFLPSPAELAFREESVKVTISLSKKSIEFFKSEASKYHTQYQRMIRQLLDTYADAQSEQPTKRSTGRAKKLHAG; encoded by the coding sequence ATGAGCACGAAAATAAAATACACCGATGAACCATTAGGCGAGATAAAGATAACTCCAGACTTTCTCCCCTCTCCCGCAGAGTTGGCGTTTCGCGAGGAGTCGGTTAAGGTGACCATCTCCCTCAGCAAGAAGAGCATCGAGTTTTTCAAGTCTGAGGCATCGAAATATCATACGCAATATCAGCGCATGATCCGGCAATTGCTTGATACATATGCTGACGCACAGTCGGAACAGCCAACAAAGCGCTCAACCGGTCGTGCGAAAAAACTGCACGCCGGTTAG
- a CDS encoding DUF2442 domain-containing protein, translated as MNQQTIRSVAAESPPCLEIVWRSGKRTRVDVSEFLDSPGYESLKEPDFFATVAVEEWGHGVEWDAGLYRLGSPSGARRSVIAANKERP; from the coding sequence ATGAACCAGCAGACAATCAGATCCGTTGCCGCTGAATCGCCTCCATGTCTGGAGATTGTCTGGCGCTCCGGCAAACGGACGAGGGTCGATGTCTCCGAGTTTCTGGACTCGCCGGGATATGAAAGTCTGAAGGAGCCGGATTTCTTTGCAACGGTTGCCGTCGAAGAATGGGGGCACGGGGTTGAGTGGGACGCTGGCCTGTATCGGTTGGGAAGCCCTTCGGGTGCAAGACGCAGCGTGATTGCTGCCAACAAAGAGCGACCATGA
- a CDS encoding 4Fe-4S binding protein: MKKPTSARISQLLFLALFLILFVKTEYRGNDQVGAAVNSFFRADPLVLVSYVLSSRTFTWLLLPALVTTVATALLGRFFCGWICPLGTVLDLVTTRIRKRGPLPLLTGNAKYWLLLPLLFAALFGVNLAGLFDPIALLLRALTFAVYPLMGDGVRQVWVGLYRVMGDGRDTIAPAYALLRDYLLPFRDTFYPLAFTSLFLFAGILFLERYEPRSWCRRLCPLGTLLGVIGRFSALRRTPVKLCGDCGACRELCPTSFDRELLQQDECILCMECSLHCPHQRVRFRLASPLPGDQAFQPGRRVLLGGLAAGFFASRLFRFRDPVAHARLLRPPGVRDEADFLDKCVRCGECLKVCLRSALYPAVLQAGVEGLYTPVVIPRLGYCEYNCTLCGQVCPTGAIPELDPARKRREVIGKAVFDKNHCLPFARQTDCIVCEEHCPIPQKAIRSRVEEQITPDGRRVSVQVPYVVESLCNGCGICEYVCPLEGKSGIDIFAVKDRTPLKEESEASAPADSQSTDDPYR; the protein is encoded by the coding sequence ATGAAAAAGCCCACCTCCGCCCGCATCAGCCAACTACTCTTCCTGGCCCTGTTCCTGATCCTGTTCGTGAAGACCGAGTACCGGGGCAACGACCAGGTGGGGGCTGCAGTGAACAGCTTCTTCCGTGCCGACCCGCTGGTGCTGGTGAGCTACGTCCTGTCCTCCCGCACCTTTACCTGGCTGCTTCTGCCCGCGCTGGTGACGACGGTTGCCACGGCGCTTCTGGGGCGGTTCTTTTGCGGATGGATCTGCCCGCTCGGCACGGTGCTCGACCTGGTGACGACACGGATCAGGAAACGGGGGCCGCTGCCCCTGTTGACCGGCAACGCCAAATACTGGCTCCTGCTGCCGCTCCTCTTTGCCGCCCTGTTCGGCGTCAACCTTGCCGGGCTCTTCGATCCCATCGCCCTGTTGCTCCGCGCCCTCACCTTTGCCGTCTATCCTCTTATGGGCGACGGGGTCAGGCAGGTCTGGGTCGGCCTCTACCGTGTCATGGGGGACGGTCGCGACACCATTGCCCCGGCTTATGCGCTTCTGCGGGATTATCTCCTCCCGTTCCGCGACACCTTCTATCCCCTGGCCTTTACCTCGCTCTTCCTCTTCGCCGGCATCCTCTTTCTGGAACGGTATGAGCCGCGCAGCTGGTGCCGCCGTCTCTGCCCGCTCGGGACCCTGCTCGGCGTCATCGGCCGGTTTTCGGCCCTGCGCCGGACGCCGGTAAAGCTCTGCGGCGACTGTGGGGCCTGCAGGGAGCTCTGCCCGACCTCCTTCGACCGGGAGCTGCTGCAGCAGGACGAGTGCATCCTCTGCATGGAGTGTTCGCTTCACTGCCCGCATCAGCGGGTCAGGTTCCGGCTCGCCTCTCCCTTGCCGGGTGACCAGGCGTTTCAGCCCGGCCGTCGCGTCCTCCTGGGGGGCCTGGCTGCCGGCTTCTTCGCCTCTCGCCTCTTCAGGTTCCGCGATCCGGTTGCCCATGCCCGCCTGCTGCGCCCCCCCGGTGTCCGCGACGAGGCCGATTTTCTCGACAAGTGTGTCAGGTGCGGGGAATGCCTGAAGGTCTGCCTGCGGAGCGCCCTCTACCCGGCGGTGCTGCAGGCAGGGGTGGAAGGGCTCTATACCCCGGTGGTGATCCCCAGGCTCGGCTATTGCGAATACAACTGCACCCTCTGCGGCCAGGTCTGCCCAACCGGCGCCATCCCAGAACTCGATCCGGCGCGGAAGCGGCGGGAGGTAATCGGCAAGGCAGTCTTCGACAAGAACCATTGCCTTCCCTTTGCCCGCCAGACCGACTGCATCGTCTGCGAGGAGCACTGCCCGATACCGCAGAAGGCGATCCGCTCCCGCGTCGAGGAGCAGATCACGCCTGACGGCCGTAGGGTGTCGGTCCAGGTCCCCTATGTGGTGGAGAGCCTCTGCAACGGCTGCGGTATCTGCGAATATGTCTGCCCGCTGGAGGGGAAGTCCGGCATCGATATCTTTGCCGTGAAGGATCGGACCCCCCTGAAAGAGGAGAGTGAGGCGTCAGCCCCCGCAGACAGCCAATCCACGGACGACCCCTATCGCTGA
- the scpB gene encoding methylmalonyl-CoA decarboxylase yields MSLITTELQNDIGTIAFNYGKYRNILSKALIDEMIQAIEALQKSKARVLIIRAPKGSTVWSAGHDVRELPLPGRDPLAYHDPLVTVLRAVQNLPMPVIAMIEGSVWGGACDLALSCDILIGGSSCSFCMTPAKIGVPYNVTGILHFINIMGVNTAKEMFFTAQPISAEKACTIGILNHLVEDDQLEEFTYDMARKISHNSPLSIAVIKEQIRLLASAHPMSPLTFERVQGLRRQVYDSNDYAEGIRAFNEKRKPQFTGE; encoded by the coding sequence ATGTCTCTCATCACCACCGAGCTGCAGAACGATATCGGCACCATTGCCTTCAATTACGGCAAATATCGCAACATACTCTCCAAGGCATTGATCGACGAGATGATCCAGGCCATCGAGGCCCTGCAGAAGAGCAAGGCCAGGGTCCTCATCATCCGCGCGCCCAAGGGGAGCACGGTCTGGTCTGCCGGCCATGATGTACGCGAGCTCCCTCTGCCTGGGCGCGACCCTCTTGCCTATCACGATCCGCTGGTGACGGTCCTGCGCGCGGTGCAGAATCTCCCCATGCCGGTCATAGCCATGATCGAGGGGAGCGTCTGGGGGGGCGCCTGCGACCTGGCGCTCTCCTGTGACATCCTGATCGGCGGCAGCAGCTGCAGCTTTTGCATGACGCCGGCCAAGATCGGCGTGCCATACAATGTCACCGGTATCCTCCATTTCATCAATATCATGGGGGTGAACACGGCCAAGGAGATGTTCTTCACCGCCCAGCCCATCTCCGCGGAAAAGGCCTGCACCATCGGCATACTCAATCACCTGGTGGAAGACGACCAGTTGGAGGAGTTCACCTACGACATGGCCCGCAAGATTTCCCACAACAGCCCGCTCTCCATTGCCGTGATCAAGGAGCAGATCCGCCTGCTGGCAAGCGCGCACCCCATGAGCCCCCTCACCTTCGAGCGGGTCCAGGGGCTTCGCCGCCAGGTCTACGACAGCAACGACTATGCAGAGGGGATCCGGGCGTTCAACGAGAAACGAAAGCCGCAATTTACCGGAGAATAG
- a CDS encoding elongation factor G: MTHPPLAQIRNIGIISHIDAGKTTVSERILYYSGETHKMGEVHEGQAVMDWMPQEQERGITITASATSCRWGDVWINLIDTPGHIDFTIEVERTLRVLDGAVAIFSAVEGVQPQSESVWRQAERYRVPRICFINKLDRVGADFRMVVAQMERRLNARPVLLQLPIGNEGAFGGVVDLLRETALFFNETDLGRTVTAAPIPDALREVAARAREALVEAAADFDDTILDDFLSAAPVSAERLIAALRQGTLACRIFPVLLGSALRNKGVQPLLDAVAAFLPSPLDVPPVEAVQPGGETTAIACDPAAPFCALAFKVVADEGRKLTYLRVYAGRLKAGGATRNSSRGKFEKAARLFRMHAHRRESVEEAIAGEIVAVSGFKDALTGDTICEPGHEVILAGLTVPEPVVSLAVEPKGVDDRDKLLPALERLQWEDPTFRVHEDPETGQTILTGMGELHLEIIGDRLQREFGVGIKTGRPQVVYRETLKKGVVWREVFRVEQDGRALGGEVLLAITPLERGAGVRIGLEALTDGPLPPLLRSALADSLNQACAAGGVAGYPLTDLAVEVREAPFEPGVTSEAGVRAAAQRGLNRALRDAGVILLEPIMSLEITTPNDTTGRVMGSLQQKRGRIEGIEVQGELEVIRALVPLAEMFGFMTELRSATKGRGTFSMEFHSFAAAPQEVQQRFSL; this comes from the coding sequence ATGACCCATCCACCATTGGCGCAGATCCGCAACATCGGCATCATCTCCCATATCGACGCGGGCAAGACCACGGTTTCCGAGCGCATTCTCTACTACAGCGGCGAAACGCACAAGATGGGCGAGGTCCACGAAGGCCAGGCAGTGATGGACTGGATGCCCCAGGAGCAGGAGCGGGGGATCACCATCACCGCCTCGGCCACCTCCTGCCGCTGGGGAGACGTCTGGATCAACCTGATCGATACCCCCGGCCACATCGACTTCACCATCGAGGTGGAACGGACGCTCCGGGTGCTGGACGGCGCGGTTGCCATATTCAGCGCGGTCGAAGGGGTGCAGCCCCAGAGCGAGTCGGTCTGGCGCCAGGCCGAGCGCTACCGGGTTCCGAGGATCTGCTTCATCAACAAGCTGGACCGCGTCGGGGCCGATTTCCGGATGGTCGTTGCCCAGATGGAGCGGCGCCTGAATGCCCGGCCGGTGCTGCTGCAGCTCCCCATCGGCAACGAGGGGGCGTTTGGCGGGGTGGTGGATCTCCTCCGGGAGACGGCGCTCTTCTTCAACGAGACCGATCTGGGACGGACCGTTACCGCTGCTCCTATCCCCGATGCGCTGCGTGAGGTGGCAGCCCGTGCCCGCGAGGCGCTGGTGGAGGCGGCGGCAGATTTCGACGACACCATCCTGGACGATTTCCTCTCCGCTGCCCCGGTCAGTGCCGAGCGCCTGATTGCGGCGTTGCGGCAGGGGACCCTGGCCTGCCGGATCTTCCCGGTCCTGCTCGGTTCGGCCCTGCGCAACAAGGGGGTGCAGCCGCTCCTCGATGCGGTGGCCGCCTTTCTGCCGTCGCCGCTGGATGTCCCACCCGTCGAGGCTGTGCAGCCGGGCGGCGAGACTACGGCCATTGCCTGCGATCCTGCGGCGCCGTTCTGTGCCCTTGCCTTCAAGGTCGTGGCGGACGAGGGGCGCAAGCTCACCTACCTGCGGGTCTATGCGGGGCGTCTGAAGGCCGGCGGAGCCACCCGCAACAGTTCCCGGGGAAAGTTCGAGAAGGCAGCCCGCCTGTTCCGGATGCATGCCCATCGCCGCGAATCGGTGGAGGAGGCGATAGCCGGGGAGATCGTGGCGGTCTCCGGCTTCAAGGATGCCCTCACCGGCGATACCATCTGCGAGCCGGGGCACGAGGTGATCCTGGCCGGTCTGACCGTGCCCGAACCGGTGGTCTCCCTGGCCGTGGAGCCGAAGGGGGTGGACGACCGCGACAAGCTCCTCCCCGCCCTGGAGCGGTTGCAGTGGGAAGACCCCACCTTCAGGGTGCACGAGGACCCGGAGACCGGCCAGACCATCCTCACCGGCATGGGGGAGCTGCATCTGGAGATCATCGGCGACCGGCTGCAACGGGAATTCGGGGTGGGGATCAAGACCGGCCGGCCCCAGGTGGTCTATCGGGAGACCCTGAAAAAGGGGGTGGTCTGGCGCGAGGTCTTTCGCGTGGAGCAGGATGGCAGGGCTCTGGGCGGCGAGGTGCTGCTGGCGATCACCCCCCTGGAGCGGGGTGCCGGGGTGAGGATCGGCCTCGAAGCCCTGACGGATGGGCCGCTGCCGCCTCTTTTACGTTCCGCCCTGGCGGACAGCCTCAATCAGGCCTGTGCAGCCGGTGGTGTGGCCGGATATCCGCTGACCGACCTTGCCGTTGAGGTGCGCGAGGCCCCCTTCGAGCCGGGGGTGACCAGCGAGGCCGGGGTGCGGGCAGCGGCGCAGCGCGGCCTTAACAGGGCGCTACGTGATGCCGGCGTGATCCTTTTGGAACCGATCATGTCGCTGGAGATCACCACCCCCAACGATACCACCGGCCGGGTGATGGGGTCGCTCCAGCAGAAACGGGGCAGGATCGAGGGGATCGAGGTGCAGGGGGAGCTGGAGGTCATCCGCGCCCTGGTGCCGCTGGCCGAGATGTTCGGCTTTATGACCGAGCTGCGTAGCGCCACCAAGGGGCGCGGCACCTTCAGCATGGAGTTCCATTCCTTTGCCGCTGCCCCCCAGGAGGTACAACAGCGCTTTTCCCTCTGA
- a CDS encoding HAMP domain-containing protein, with protein sequence MFRKSLALKVLGILGISLSLGFIALGAVSLWLQAKSTTTLQLKNARNVSAIIANDIDEYMMKGDSKLVTKYIDDAKKKKFVLDLKIYNPEGKESEAAKEAQPNKEVVKAIETGKEVETTAVEEGIHVLNLAVPLENEERCKECHDKEPKYLGGISLKTSVQDGYDSSRNLAFMLMGTGVCFFFILLATIYLFMRKAVINHILKFVKTVEELASAGGDLTRTLPVSSGDEIGALAEGINKLISKIRDIMTKIAGNAQQLSVAARQLSETSERMVSGIGEAVGQTGTVATASEEMAATSCEIAHNCVAAADESKKASSSATAGTQVVESTVSVMNRIAGKVKQSAATIEVLGKKSDQIGEIIVAIQDIADQTNLLALNAAIEAARAGEQGRGFAVVADEVRALAERTTKATREIGEMIKGIQSDTKGAVSAMEEGVKEVAAGTSEAARSGDALNEILEQINSVTMQVNQIATAAEQQTATTSEISHSILQVTTVVRETEQGAQETASAAAQLAHLAQDLQRLVGQFKLA encoded by the coding sequence ATGTTCAGGAAGAGTCTGGCGTTGAAGGTGTTGGGCATACTCGGGATAAGCCTGAGTCTCGGTTTTATCGCTCTCGGGGCGGTGTCGCTCTGGTTGCAGGCTAAGTCGACCACCACCCTGCAGCTCAAGAATGCGCGGAACGTCTCTGCCATCATAGCCAACGACATCGACGAATACATGATGAAGGGCGACTCCAAGCTGGTGACGAAATATATCGACGACGCCAAGAAGAAGAAATTCGTCCTGGACCTGAAGATCTACAATCCGGAGGGGAAGGAGTCGGAGGCAGCGAAGGAGGCCCAACCGAACAAGGAGGTCGTCAAGGCGATCGAGACAGGTAAGGAGGTGGAGACCACCGCCGTGGAGGAGGGCATCCACGTGCTCAACCTGGCGGTCCCCCTGGAGAACGAGGAGCGGTGCAAGGAGTGCCACGACAAGGAGCCCAAATACCTGGGGGGGATATCCCTGAAAACCTCGGTCCAGGACGGTTATGACAGCTCCCGGAATCTCGCCTTCATGCTGATGGGGACCGGGGTCTGCTTCTTTTTCATCCTCCTCGCCACGATCTACCTCTTCATGCGAAAGGCGGTCATCAACCATATCCTGAAGTTCGTGAAAACGGTGGAGGAGCTTGCCAGCGCTGGCGGCGATCTCACCCGGACCCTGCCGGTCTCTTCGGGTGACGAGATCGGGGCCCTGGCCGAGGGGATCAACAAGCTCATCTCCAAGATCCGCGACATCATGACCAAGATTGCCGGCAATGCCCAGCAGCTCTCGGTGGCGGCTCGCCAGCTTTCCGAGACGTCAGAACGGATGGTGAGCGGCATCGGTGAGGCAGTAGGCCAGACAGGTACGGTGGCCACGGCCAGCGAGGAGATGGCGGCCACCTCGTGCGAGATCGCTCACAATTGCGTGGCTGCTGCCGACGAGTCGAAAAAGGCCAGCAGTTCGGCCACTGCCGGGACGCAGGTGGTCGAGAGCACTGTCTCGGTCATGAACCGCATCGCTGGCAAGGTCAAACAGTCTGCCGCAACCATCGAGGTTCTGGGGAAGAAATCCGACCAGATCGGCGAGATCATCGTCGCCATCCAGGATATCGCCGACCAGACCAACCTGCTGGCGCTGAACGCTGCCATCGAGGCAGCCCGCGCAGGCGAGCAGGGGCGCGGCTTTGCCGTGGTTGCGGATGAGGTGCGGGCTCTGGCCGAGCGGACCACCAAGGCAACCCGCGAGATCGGGGAGATGATCAAGGGGATCCAGTCGGATACGAAGGGCGCCGTATCGGCCATGGAGGAGGGGGTGAAGGAGGTTGCGGCAGGGACGTCCGAGGCTGCCAGATCGGGTGATGCCCTGAACGAGATCCTGGAACAGATCAATTCAGTGACCATGCAGGTGAACCAGATCGCCACTGCCGCGGAGCAGCAGACCGCCACCACCTCCGAGATCAGTCACAGCATCCTGCAGGTGACGACCGTTGTCAGGGAGACAGAGCAGGGAGCCCAGGAGACCGCGTCCGCAGCGGCGCAGCTGGCACACCTGGCCCAGGACCTGCAGCGGCTGGTGGGGCAGTTCAAGCTGGCCTGA
- a CDS encoding rubredoxin: protein MAVWKCSVCGYSKEGRCKPQKCPQCNEKGKFEKAE from the coding sequence ATGGCTGTCTGGAAGTGTTCCGTCTGCGGCTACAGCAAGGAAGGGCGCTGCAAGCCCCAGAAATGCCCCCAGTGCAACGAAAAAGGAAAATTCGAAAAGGCGGAATAG
- a CDS encoding alpha/beta fold hydrolase: MQAIINGIQMAYDDTETGLPLLLIHGFPLCRRMWRPQFNKLPRSSYRVIAPDLRGFGESDAPEGPYSMDIFADDMIALLDYLEIDQAVVGGMSMGGYVLFNLLERYPERLRGAIFIVTRCTADDESARERRLQLASDVRKFGPQVVADAFESLLFAPASVTERPKLLEEVYGWMVANDSRGLAGGLLSMRERKDYSQMLGSFRVPALAIGAAEDRAAPPATSTAIAAGIPGCRLSIIPETGHLANLEDVKAFNAPVLEFLASLDA; encoded by the coding sequence ATGCAGGCGATCATCAACGGCATACAGATGGCGTACGACGACACGGAAACCGGCCTGCCGCTGCTGCTCATCCACGGCTTCCCCCTCTGCCGCCGGATGTGGCGGCCGCAGTTCAACAAGCTCCCCCGGTCTAGCTACCGGGTGATCGCACCCGACCTGCGCGGCTTTGGCGAAAGCGACGCCCCCGAGGGGCCCTACAGCATGGATATTTTCGCCGACGACATGATTGCGCTGCTGGATTACCTGGAGATTGATCAGGCGGTGGTGGGAGGGATGTCCATGGGGGGGTATGTCCTGTTCAACCTGCTGGAGCGCTATCCGGAGCGGTTGCGGGGGGCGATCTTCATCGTTACCCGCTGCACGGCCGACGACGAGTCAGCCAGGGAGCGCCGATTGCAGCTGGCCAGCGACGTTCGCAAATTCGGCCCCCAGGTGGTTGCCGATGCCTTTGAATCGCTCCTCTTTGCCCCGGCCTCCGTAACGGAGCGCCCCAAGCTGCTGGAGGAGGTCTACGGCTGGATGGTCGCCAACGACAGCCGCGGCCTGGCTGGCGGGCTTCTGTCCATGCGGGAGCGCAAAGACTATTCGCAGATGCTCGGCAGCTTCAGGGTCCCGGCGCTGGCCATCGGCGCGGCAGAGGACCGGGCCGCTCCGCCTGCGACCAGCACCGCCATTGCCGCCGGCATCCCCGGCTGCAGGCTCAGCATCATCCCGGAAACCGGCCACCTGGCCAACCTGGAAGACGTCAAGGCGTTCAACGCCCCGGTTCTGGAGTTCCTGGCATCGCTCGATGCCTGA
- a CDS encoding carbonic anhydrase, whose product MKLLDKILAANSTFVKPGVFPPLPKDPKQQFAIFTCMDTRLVEFLEPAMGIKRGDAKVIKNAGNTLVDPLHGGVIRSLVAAIFTLGVEEVFVIGHRDCGMASVDAVALKQRMVARGIPAATIDELVPDLAQWLGTFGCPEENVADVVAKIRRNPLIPQDVPIHGLIFCPTDGHLDVIINGYDNLRQETA is encoded by the coding sequence ATGAAACTGCTCGACAAGATCCTTGCGGCAAACAGCACCTTTGTCAAGCCGGGAGTCTTCCCGCCGCTTCCCAAGGACCCGAAGCAGCAGTTCGCCATCTTCACCTGCATGGATACCAGGCTCGTGGAGTTTCTGGAGCCTGCCATGGGGATCAAGCGGGGGGATGCCAAGGTGATCAAGAACGCCGGCAACACGCTGGTGGACCCGCTCCACGGCGGGGTGATCCGGAGCCTGGTGGCGGCGATCTTCACCCTGGGGGTCGAAGAGGTCTTCGTCATCGGCCACCGGGACTGCGGCATGGCCTCGGTGGACGCAGTGGCCCTCAAGCAGCGGATGGTGGCCCGCGGCATCCCGGCCGCGACCATCGACGAACTGGTGCCGGACCTCGCCCAGTGGCTCGGTACCTTCGGCTGCCCTGAGGAGAATGTCGCCGACGTGGTCGCAAAGATCCGCCGCAACCCCCTCATCCCTCAAGACGTGCCGATCCATGGCCTGATCTTCTGCCCGACCGACGGCCACCTGGACGTGATCATCAACGGCTACGACAACCTCAGGCAGGAAACCGCATAG
- a CDS encoding YkgJ family cysteine cluster protein yields MKDALTNYVSLVAKVDELCSRIEGEFADQIACRSGCSGCCRHITLSWVEAVTLATALAALPPAEVEEIRHRARTASLDGACPLLANDRCALYQSRPIICRTHGLPILTQQDGTGRVDFCPLNFTGVDRLPGSALLDLDRLNTLLDSINRLFIAEAFDECPTRERLAIAEALLLDLDPTGDAP; encoded by the coding sequence ATGAAAGACGCCCTGACAAACTACGTCTCGCTCGTCGCCAAGGTGGACGAGCTCTGCTCACGCATCGAAGGGGAGTTCGCCGACCAGATCGCCTGCCGCAGCGGCTGCTCCGGCTGCTGCCGCCATATCACCCTCTCCTGGGTGGAGGCAGTGACCCTTGCAACGGCACTGGCAGCTCTTCCCCCCGCAGAGGTCGAAGAGATCCGGCATCGCGCCCGCACAGCCTCTCTTGACGGTGCCTGCCCGCTGCTTGCAAACGATCGCTGCGCCCTTTACCAGAGCCGGCCCATCATCTGCCGCACCCATGGGCTCCCGATCCTGACGCAACAGGATGGCACCGGCCGGGTCGATTTCTGCCCCCTCAATTTCACCGGGGTCGACCGGCTCCCCGGCAGCGCCCTGCTCGATCTCGACCGGCTCAATACCCTGCTCGACTCCATCAACCGGCTCTTCATCGCCGAAGCCTTCGACGAATGCCCGACCAGGGAGCGCCTTGCCATCGCCGAGGCCCTCCTTCTCGATCTCGACCCCACAGGAGACGCCCCATGA
- a CDS encoding YggS family pyridoxal phosphate-dependent enzyme: MSIADNLQRIRHQIAEAAVRTGRDPAAVRLVAVSKTKPAALVDEAALSGQLLFGENYVQEFVAKAAAVREQVEWHFIGALQSNKVRQLAGLVTMIHSVDRLSLAEEIDRQWGKLGISCDILIQVNIAGEATKSGTTAAELADLVRRVAVLPHLRIQGLMTMPPFFDDPDAARPYFRQLKELAALIAAERIPGVAMDELSMGMSGDFEAAVEEGATLVRIGTAVFGMR, from the coding sequence ATGAGCATTGCTGACAACCTCCAGAGAATTAGGCACCAGATTGCAGAGGCAGCGGTGCGCACCGGTCGCGATCCCGCCGCTGTCAGGCTGGTGGCGGTCTCCAAGACCAAGCCCGCTGCGCTGGTCGACGAGGCGGCCCTCTCGGGCCAGCTCCTCTTCGGCGAGAATTACGTCCAGGAGTTCGTCGCCAAGGCAGCGGCAGTGCGGGAGCAGGTGGAGTGGCACTTCATCGGCGCCCTGCAGAGCAACAAAGTCAGGCAGCTGGCCGGGCTGGTCACCATGATCCATTCTGTGGACCGCCTCTCCCTGGCCGAAGAGATCGACCGCCAGTGGGGAAAGCTGGGGATAAGCTGCGACATCCTGATCCAGGTGAACATCGCCGGCGAGGCGACCAAGAGCGGCACCACCGCCGCCGAGCTGGCAGACCTGGTCCGCCGGGTGGCTGTGCTGCCCCATCTCCGTATCCAGGGGCTGATGACCATGCCCCCCTTCTTCGACGATCCCGACGCGGCCCGCCCCTATTTCCGCCAATTGAAGGAGCTGGCAGCGCTGATCGCAGCCGAGCGGATTCCGGGGGTAGCTATGGATGAGCTCTCCATGGGGATGTCCGGCGATTTCGAGGCGGCCGTGGAGGAAGGGGCGACCCTGGTCCGGATCGGGACGGCCGTCTTCGGCATGCGGTAG
- a CDS encoding septum formation inhibitor Maf translates to MGNRLRIVLASASPRRAELLESAAIRFQVVPGHIDETPFANEEPVAHVLRLAEEKAREVALREEGDIFIGADTIVLCDNEIMGKPVDERDAVRMLRKLSGRAHEVVTGYAVYDKARNKAVQRAITTMVVFKELRDDEIETYVATGCPLDKAGAYAIQGGAAHMVERIEGSYTNVVGLPLCEVMATLRECGC, encoded by the coding sequence ATGGGAAATAGGCTGCGGATCGTCCTTGCCTCCGCTTCGCCGCGCCGTGCCGAACTCCTGGAGTCCGCCGCCATCCGCTTCCAGGTGGTGCCGGGCCATATCGACGAGACCCCCTTTGCCAACGAAGAACCGGTGGCGCATGTCCTGCGCCTGGCAGAGGAAAAGGCACGGGAAGTGGCACTGCGCGAGGAGGGGGATATCTTCATCGGCGCCGATACCATTGTCCTGTGCGACAACGAGATCATGGGAAAGCCGGTGGATGAACGGGATGCGGTGCGGATGCTGCGCAAGCTCTCGGGCCGCGCCCACGAAGTGGTGACCGGCTACGCCGTCTACGACAAGGCCCGTAACAAGGCGGTACAACGCGCCATAACGACCATGGTCGTCTTCAAGGAGCTGCGCGACGACGAGATAGAGACCTACGTCGCCACCGGCTGCCCCCTGGACAAGGCGGGCGCCTATGCCATCCAGGGTGGAGCCGCCCACATGGTGGAGCGGATCGAGGGTTCGTACACCAACGTGGTCGGGCTGCCGCTGTGCGAGGTGATGGCCACCCTCAGAGAATGCGGTTGTTGA